In a single window of the Chitinivibrio alkaliphilus ACht1 genome:
- a CDS encoding type III restriction-modification system endonuclease, protein MKIKFDANLDFQKQAIESVTGVFEGQEICQTNFTVAPLQYTTQQVIPSMENNLGVGNRLKLLPEDIHKNIRKIQLKNGLAPSEKMNSMDFTVEMETGTGKTYVYLRSIFEMNRLYGFTKFIIVVPSIAIKEGVYKSLQITVDHFRELYENVSFDYFVYDSSKLSDVRNFATSPDIQVMVINIDAFRKSFSDPEKENKANIIHRSHDRMTGAKPIEYIQETNPIVIVDEPQSVDTTSKSKEAIRSLNPLCTLRYSATHVDKHHMLYKLDSVDAYEKKLVKQIEVAGVEVKDGHNKAYIKLLSVNNKKSPITAQVEIDSRLKNGSMKRKKIKVKSGDDLLDKSGGRDIYDGYIIEDIYCEKGNEYISFTSKPEILKLGQAIGEVDPDEYKCLQIRKTIEEHLDKEMRLRPQGIKVLSLFFIDKVANYRWYDEDGNPQKGKFALMFEKEYARAIRKPKYSTLFEGADLNTVAAGVHNGYFAVDKKKDASGNARLKDASGKTLADESAYNLIMKEKEKLLSFDSKLKFIFSHSALKEGWDNPNVFQICTLNETNSVIKKRQEIGRGLRICVNQDGERVHGFEVNTLTVMANESYEKFAEQLQKEIEQEEGIKFGVVEEHLFANIVVPVDDYNNEHLGVDASKKLWDHLKTTGYIDTKGKVQDSLKTALKSGELELPEEFKEQAPHIAAVLKKVSGNLNIKNRDDKKKVSLNKSVFLSPEFKELWDRIKYKTTFRVDFDVETLAAKCAEEIKGNLQVGKARFIYRKAKAEIDRGGVHAEQVQETASVYESRSFELPDLITYLQNETNLTRRTIVKIINDSGRLESFKNNPQKFIEQVSTIIQHQMRLFVVDGIKYHKIGDEHFYAQELFSDNELFGYLQKNMVESQKSVFDHVVYDSDVELEFATAFERSDDIKLYAKLPDWFKIDTPLGTYNPDWAVLIEVDGKEKLYFVVETKSTLFTDALRPTEKAKIACGKEHFKALGKEVEFAVTNAFEDFSGKYVE, encoded by the coding sequence GTGAAAATTAAATTCGACGCAAATCTGGATTTCCAGAAGCAGGCTATAGAATCAGTCACCGGGGTATTTGAAGGGCAGGAAATTTGCCAGACCAATTTTACGGTGGCTCCACTGCAATACACCACCCAGCAGGTCATTCCCAGCATGGAAAACAATCTGGGTGTCGGTAACCGCTTAAAACTTCTGCCGGAGGACATCCACAAAAATATCCGCAAGATTCAGTTGAAAAATGGGCTGGCTCCTTCCGAAAAAATGAATTCCATGGATTTTACCGTGGAGATGGAGACCGGAACCGGAAAAACCTATGTCTATCTGCGCTCTATCTTTGAAATGAACCGGCTTTACGGCTTCACCAAATTCATCATTGTTGTTCCGTCCATAGCCATTAAAGAAGGGGTGTATAAGTCGTTGCAAATCACGGTGGACCATTTCCGTGAGCTTTATGAGAATGTCAGTTTCGACTATTTTGTCTATGACTCCAGTAAGCTTTCCGATGTGAGGAATTTTGCCACCAGCCCTGATATTCAGGTCATGGTGATCAATATTGATGCCTTCAGAAAAAGTTTCAGTGATCCGGAAAAGGAAAACAAGGCCAATATCATCCACCGTTCCCATGACCGTATGACCGGGGCCAAGCCGATTGAATACATTCAGGAAACCAACCCAATCGTTATTGTAGATGAACCCCAGAGTGTTGACACGACCTCAAAGAGTAAAGAGGCTATTCGCTCACTTAATCCGCTCTGCACGCTGCGTTACTCGGCTACTCATGTGGACAAGCATCACATGCTCTACAAGCTGGATTCCGTCGATGCCTATGAGAAGAAATTGGTAAAGCAGATCGAGGTTGCCGGAGTTGAAGTCAAAGACGGCCACAACAAGGCCTACATTAAGCTCCTGAGCGTCAACAATAAAAAAAGCCCGATTACCGCTCAAGTTGAAATTGATAGTCGCCTTAAAAACGGTTCGATGAAGCGTAAAAAGATTAAGGTGAAAAGCGGTGACGATTTGCTGGATAAAAGTGGTGGGCGTGATATTTACGATGGTTACATCATAGAGGATATCTACTGCGAAAAAGGCAACGAATACATCAGCTTCACCAGTAAGCCGGAAATTTTAAAATTGGGTCAGGCCATTGGCGAAGTTGACCCAGACGAATACAAGTGCCTGCAGATCCGCAAGACCATCGAAGAACATCTGGATAAAGAGATGCGTCTGCGTCCCCAGGGTATCAAGGTCCTCAGCCTGTTTTTCATCGACAAGGTAGCCAACTACCGCTGGTACGATGAAGACGGCAATCCGCAAAAGGGCAAATTCGCTCTGATGTTTGAAAAGGAGTATGCCCGGGCAATCCGCAAACCTAAATACAGCACCCTCTTTGAAGGGGCGGATCTGAATACAGTTGCTGCCGGTGTGCATAACGGGTATTTCGCCGTTGATAAAAAGAAAGATGCATCGGGAAATGCAAGGCTCAAGGATGCATCCGGGAAAACACTGGCCGATGAGAGCGCCTATAACCTGATCATGAAGGAGAAGGAGAAACTCCTCAGCTTTGACTCAAAGCTGAAGTTTATTTTCTCACACTCCGCACTGAAAGAAGGCTGGGACAATCCCAACGTCTTCCAGATCTGTACCCTCAACGAAACCAATTCGGTTATTAAAAAACGTCAGGAAATTGGCCGTGGTCTTCGAATCTGTGTCAATCAGGATGGTGAGCGCGTTCACGGGTTTGAGGTCAACACGCTTACCGTCATGGCAAATGAATCCTATGAAAAATTTGCCGAACAGCTCCAGAAAGAGATTGAGCAGGAAGAAGGTATTAAATTCGGAGTGGTTGAAGAGCACCTGTTTGCCAACATCGTTGTTCCGGTTGACGACTACAACAATGAACACCTTGGAGTCGATGCTTCCAAGAAGCTTTGGGATCACCTGAAAACCACTGGTTACATTGATACCAAAGGCAAGGTGCAGGACTCCTTAAAGACTGCCCTAAAAAGTGGTGAGCTTGAGCTGCCGGAGGAATTCAAAGAACAAGCCCCGCATATTGCTGCGGTGCTGAAGAAAGTTTCCGGCAATCTCAATATCAAGAACCGTGACGACAAGAAAAAGGTGTCGCTGAATAAATCCGTATTTTTAAGTCCGGAGTTCAAAGAGCTTTGGGACCGGATCAAATACAAGACCACTTTTAGAGTCGATTTTGATGTAGAGACACTTGCCGCAAAATGCGCTGAAGAGATTAAAGGCAATCTGCAGGTGGGCAAGGCCAGGTTTATTTATCGAAAAGCCAAGGCCGAGATTGATCGTGGTGGTGTTCACGCAGAGCAGGTTCAGGAAACAGCCAGTGTCTACGAGTCACGATCTTTCGAGCTCCCGGATCTGATCACTTACCTCCAGAATGAAACCAACCTGACCCGCCGGACTATTGTTAAGATTATCAACGACAGTGGCCGCCTTGAGTCCTTTAAAAACAACCCGCAGAAGTTCATCGAGCAGGTATCGACCATCATCCAGCACCAGATGCGTCTCTTTGTAGTCGACGGGATTAAGTATCACAAGATCGGGGATGAACATTTTTACGCTCAGGAACTGTTCAGCGATAACGAGCTGTTTGGCTATCTACAGAAGAACATGGTTGAAAGCCAGAAGTCAGTCTTTGACCATGTGGTCTACGATTCCGACGTGGAGCTGGAGTTCGCCACTGCTTTTGAACGAAGCGATGACATCAAGCTATACGCCAAGCTCCCGGACTGGTTCAAAATCGACACGCCTCTGGGCACCTATAACCCGGACTGGGCTGTATTGATTGAGGTGGATGGCAAAGAGAAGCTTTACTTTGTTGTTGAGACCAAAAGCACCTTATTCACCGATGCGCTACGCCCAACTGAAAAAGCCAAGATCGCATGCGGCAAGGAACACTTCAAAGCTCTGGGCAAAGAGGTTGAGTTCGCCGTCACAAATGCGTTCGAGGACTTTTCAGGGAAGTACGTTGAGA
- a CDS encoding PDDEXK nuclease domain-containing protein, with protein MNHEKHEKTRKKKGTTEHTKVGFDGLVGLFEQTQAAMQSQAAKSVDIALVVRNWLFGWYIVEFEQNGADRAEYGKQLLKELAFQLSIKGCSERNLASFRKFHVTYSDILQALPAKSSQQVQIQQAASVESSNIGQSLPDQCFQLIGNSDILQAMTAKLSERFVLGWTHYVTLLTVKNRDERQFYELEAAENGWGYRELERQINSALYERLALSRDKNEVKQLSTHGQLVEKADDVIKSPYILEFTGLEERKSYSEHDLETALIDKIEHFLLELGKGFLFESRQKRFSFDNRHFYVDLVFYNRLLRCYVVIDLKVGDLKHQDLGQMQMYVNYFDRYVKTDDEKPTIGILLCLTKSDELVELTLPENANIYASEYQLYLPDKEALKKQLEEAQAEWEATHEDSSEVQNQGGHHE; from the coding sequence ATGAACCACGAAAAACACGAAAAGACACGAAAGAAGAAGGGAACCACGGAACACACGAAAGTGGGTTTTGATGGTTTAGTTGGACTGTTTGAGCAGACGCAGGCTGCCATGCAATCCCAGGCAGCAAAGTCGGTGGATATTGCGTTAGTTGTCCGCAACTGGCTGTTTGGCTGGTATATCGTGGAGTTTGAGCAAAATGGTGCAGATCGGGCTGAATACGGCAAACAGTTACTTAAAGAGTTGGCTTTTCAATTAAGCATTAAAGGGTGCTCTGAGCGTAATTTAGCTTCGTTCAGGAAGTTTCATGTTACCTACTCAGACATTTTGCAGGCACTGCCTGCAAAATCATCTCAACAGGTTCAGATTCAACAGGCAGCGTCTGTTGAATCTTCAAACATTGGTCAGTCACTGCCTGACCAATGTTTTCAGCTGATTGGCAATTCAGACATTTTGCAGGCAATGACTGCAAAATTGAGTGAGCGCTTTGTACTCGGCTGGACGCATTATGTGACGCTTCTGACAGTGAAAAACCGGGATGAGCGGCAGTTCTATGAGCTGGAGGCTGCTGAGAACGGTTGGGGATACCGTGAACTGGAAAGGCAAATCAATTCTGCCCTGTATGAGCGTCTCGCCTTAAGCCGAGACAAGAACGAGGTAAAACAACTTTCAACTCATGGGCAACTTGTTGAAAAAGCAGATGATGTCATTAAAAGTCCATACATTCTCGAATTTACAGGCTTGGAAGAACGAAAAAGCTACAGTGAGCATGATCTTGAAACGGCATTGATTGATAAAATTGAGCATTTCCTTTTGGAGCTGGGTAAAGGCTTCCTGTTTGAATCTCGCCAAAAGCGGTTCTCTTTTGATAACCGCCATTTCTATGTTGATCTGGTTTTCTACAACCGTCTCTTGCGTTGTTATGTCGTGATTGATCTGAAAGTCGGCGACCTGAAGCACCAGGATCTCGGACAGATGCAGATGTATGTCAACTACTTCGACCGCTATGTTAAAACCGATGACGAAAAACCTACCATCGGCATTTTACTTTGTCTGACCAAAAGCGATGAACTGGTTGAGCTAACCCTGCCTGAAAATGCCAACATTTATGCATCTGAATATCAGCTTTACCTTCCCGACAAAGAAGCACTCAAAAAACAATTAGAAGAGGCCCAGGCAGAATGGGAAGCAACTCACGAGGATTCCTCGGAAGTTCAGAATCAAGGAGGGCACCACGAATGA
- a CDS encoding site-specific DNA-methyltransferase, with the protein MEKMDGKTMDIVAENVGKLKELFPEAFTEGKVDFEALKEVLGTFVDDRDERYSFTWNGKSKARMIAQTPSTGALRPCKDESVDWDTTQNIFIEGDNLEVLKLLQKSYHKKVKMIYIDPPYNTGHDFVYKDNFKDNIKNYKEITGQVDGEGRNLSNNPETSGRYHTDWLNMMYPRLKLARNLLKDNGVIFISIDDTEVSNLRKISDEVFGEENFVAELVWKRRVSSAMADNNVSADHDYVICFQKGDLKDFKGFQKDFKRYSNPDNDPRGPWILDNLTVGMNASMRPNQAYDLVDPATGNVYPFNPNRVWAFIPESMDRMIKEGRIVFPKDTSKRPMQKRFRDELKSTHNPFSTLMMDRVGLNTEATRNIQELMGGNVFDYSKPLSLLTTLIPQVCNGNDVILDFFAGSSVTAHAAMKLNAEESGNRKFIMVQLPEACDEKSEAYKAGYKTISEIGKERIRRAAAKIKAENPEYQGDLGFKVFKLDSTNIKPWEVDFDMTERTLEDFISNIKTDRREEDVLYEVLLKYGLDLTLPITEHTIAGQKVFDIGMGALIICLSDAISLEVVEGIAKLKDELNPEIMRVVFKDSGFKDDVVKTNAVQILKQAGIIDVRSL; encoded by the coding sequence ATGGAAAAAATGGACGGTAAAACAATGGACATCGTAGCCGAAAATGTTGGCAAGCTGAAGGAGCTGTTTCCGGAAGCCTTCACCGAAGGCAAGGTGGACTTTGAAGCCCTGAAGGAAGTGCTCGGCACATTTGTGGACGACCGCGACGAACGCTACAGCTTTACATGGAACGGTAAAAGCAAAGCCCGAATGATCGCCCAGACGCCAAGCACAGGCGCCCTGCGCCCCTGCAAGGACGAGTCAGTGGATTGGGACACCACCCAGAATATTTTCATTGAAGGCGATAACCTTGAAGTGCTCAAGCTCCTGCAGAAGAGCTATCACAAAAAAGTGAAGATGATCTATATCGATCCGCCGTACAATACTGGACATGACTTTGTTTATAAGGACAATTTCAAAGACAACATCAAAAACTATAAAGAGATCACCGGTCAGGTGGATGGTGAAGGCCGTAACCTCTCAAACAATCCCGAAACCAGTGGGCGCTATCATACCGACTGGTTGAACATGATGTATCCTCGCCTGAAGCTGGCGAGGAATTTGTTGAAGGATAATGGGGTTATCTTTATATCTATTGATGATACTGAAGTTTCTAATCTTCGGAAAATCTCTGATGAGGTTTTTGGGGAAGAAAATTTTGTTGCAGAGTTAGTCTGGAAAAGACGGGTTTCCTCTGCAATGGCAGATAACAATGTATCTGCAGACCATGACTATGTTATCTGCTTTCAAAAAGGAGATCTGAAAGACTTTAAAGGCTTCCAAAAAGATTTTAAGCGATATTCAAATCCTGACAATGATCCACGTGGCCCATGGATTTTGGATAACCTAACTGTCGGAATGAATGCTTCAATGCGCCCCAACCAGGCTTATGATTTAGTTGATCCTGCAACAGGAAATGTTTATCCGTTTAATCCTAATCGGGTTTGGGCATTTATACCAGAATCAATGGATCGGATGATCAAGGAGGGGCGAATTGTGTTCCCGAAGGATACATCCAAAAGACCAATGCAAAAACGGTTCAGAGATGAACTAAAGAGTACACACAACCCGTTCTCTACTTTAATGATGGATAGAGTAGGATTAAACACAGAGGCAACACGGAATATTCAAGAATTGATGGGGGGCAATGTTTTCGATTATTCTAAACCACTTTCACTTCTTACAACATTAATTCCGCAAGTATGCAATGGAAATGATGTCATTTTAGATTTTTTTGCAGGCTCAAGTGTGACTGCTCATGCTGCTATGAAGCTCAACGCCGAAGAAAGTGGCAACCGCAAATTCATCATGGTGCAACTACCTGAAGCTTGTGATGAAAAATCAGAAGCCTACAAAGCAGGTTACAAAACCATCTCCGAGATTGGCAAAGAGCGCATCCGCCGGGCTGCCGCAAAGATCAAAGCAGAAAACCCAGAATATCAAGGTGACCTTGGCTTCAAGGTATTCAAGCTCGACTCCACCAATATCAAACCATGGGAGGTCGACTTTGATATGACGGAGCGCACTCTCGAAGACTTCATCTCCAACATCAAAACCGACCGTCGTGAGGAAGATGTCCTTTACGAGGTCCTGCTCAAGTATGGTCTGGATCTTACGTTGCCCATAACTGAACACACCATTGCCGGTCAAAAGGTATTCGATATCGGTATGGGAGCACTGATTATCTGTCTATCGGATGCCATTTCCCTTGAGGTGGTCGAAGGCATTGCGAAGCTGAAGGATGAGCTCAATCCGGAAATCATGCGCGTGGTATTCAAGGACTCCGGCTTCAAGGATGACGTGGTCAAAACCAATGCGGTTCAGATTCTCAAACAGGCTGGCATTATCGATGTAAGGAGCTTGTAA
- a CDS encoding DUF4391 domain-containing protein, which yields MPDNKKAAIDYVWNAISFPEAALLGKRVPKKQFLESGELVASDKKLFRENVKNVYWEYTLKPSTCPVLPYRDNEREYLEVAVLQVEMNSQKGHKRIAEIIHRIIPYPLMIGFYVGTTEHTEYTEKESINSVSSVSSVVNKSFALSIAPKRFSQTEQGAYVAERFYTTGWMHSGAFNDREAAFVASLAWDNMPLQTYGTLYNAWTDRFTGYECSVLSGSFTIGKAGDRLEQLTRCREIESRISELRGQLKKAAFNRQVELNTQIKKFEQELRQLAASL from the coding sequence ATGCCAGATAATAAAAAAGCAGCCATTGATTACGTCTGGAATGCCATCTCCTTTCCGGAGGCGGCCCTGCTGGGTAAACGGGTTCCCAAAAAGCAGTTTCTTGAAAGTGGTGAACTTGTCGCCAGCGACAAAAAGCTGTTTCGGGAAAACGTGAAAAACGTGTATTGGGAATACACCCTGAAGCCATCAACTTGTCCTGTTCTACCCTACAGGGACAATGAACGGGAATACCTTGAGGTGGCGGTTCTACAGGTTGAAATGAACTCCCAGAAAGGCCACAAACGAATCGCAGAAATTATCCACCGAATAATTCCTTACCCGCTGATGATTGGTTTTTATGTTGGAACCACAGAACACACCGAATACACTGAAAAAGAAAGTATTAATTCCGTGTCTTCTGTGTCTTCCGTGGTTAATAAATCTTTTGCCCTGAGCATCGCTCCTAAACGTTTCAGTCAGACCGAGCAAGGAGCTTATGTTGCCGAGCGTTTCTATACCACCGGCTGGATGCACAGCGGGGCATTCAATGACCGAGAAGCGGCATTTGTCGCATCACTTGCATGGGACAATATGCCGCTTCAGACCTATGGCACTCTATACAATGCCTGGACGGATCGCTTTACCGGATACGAATGTTCGGTGTTGTCCGGAAGTTTTACCATCGGCAAGGCCGGAGATCGGCTGGAGCAGTTGACGCGGTGCCGGGAAATTGAATCAAGAATATCGGAGCTGCGCGGGCAGCTGAAAAAAGCGGCTTTTAACCGGCAGGTGGAGCTGAATACACAAATCAAGAAATTTGAACAAGAGCTCAGGCAACTGGCTGCGAGCCTGTAA
- a CDS encoding helicase-related protein yields the protein MKAQKKTSILDNKSLGNVVSELKENIAGGCTLSVVSALFSLYAYDELKRELSKVSKFKLLVPCYSDKEGFLKNLSGNHLDRRLRNRLDVTRVARECAQWLKQKCEVRELPSSVHQNLIHLSHAGSDEHLAIVGSSSFTTDGLGIVPSESHHMNTCFRSSDEAHSLIKWFDELWASGKNSNDFEAILQEALSLIYTDKTPQQIYFLTLFNIFRDFIGELDEDKIIKTQTGIKSTQVWQKLYKFQRDGVLGAIDKIERYNGCIIADSVGLGKTFEALAVIKYYELRNDRVLVLCPKKLRENWTLYTVNDKRNILASDRFNFDVLNHTDLTRVRGMSGEINLETLNWGNYDLIVIDESHNFRNNPARKDDSLTRYSKLMNEIIKAGVKTKVLMLSATPVNNRMNDLKNQVAFIVEAKDDALKTNGITSIEQTLKMAQTRFNAWLNLDDRERTTESLLETLNFDYFKLLDLLTIARSRKHIEKYYDVTEIGKFPERLKPVNIKTDIDTEGRFPALESINRDIRLLNLSAYAPLKYVLPQKAEEYSRKYDRKVAGGSVFRQVDREQSLIHLMRVNLFKRMESSINSFTMTLEKLLGEVTGLIQKIADHDNNAAVEEFDIEEIEIEDDAFSPFVVGKKVKVLIQDMDTVRWKQELEEDREILEKLIASSQSVKAPQDEKLRKLKELIRYKVANPINPDNKKLIIFTAFADTAKYLYDNIAGWANKELGVYAALVTGSGENKTEMPGIRKDLASIITSFSPVSKERDKIDSSLTAEIDLLIATDCISEGQNLQDCDYLINYDIHWNPVRIIQRFGRVDRLGSKNDKIQLVNFWPNMELDEYINLEARVSGRMVLLDISATGEENVIEFTDSGKMNDLEYRRKQLEKLQNEVVDIDDVEGGISITDLTLNDFRMDLTDYIKEHENLLERIPPGAFAVATIDDTLKDDLSPGVIFCLKNEGAQTVSDSTYALSPYYLVYVSNDGSVLLQFTQTKKILDLLKKMSIHGKSVEGEATTRLSNLTRKGSDMSHYRNLLSKAVQALTGAAEERGVESLFSPGGTVINKNSFKGMDDFEVVSYLILLGEEADDAR from the coding sequence TTGAAAGCGCAGAAGAAAACATCAATACTTGATAACAAATCTCTGGGAAATGTTGTTTCCGAGCTCAAAGAAAATATCGCAGGTGGATGCACTCTTTCTGTGGTTTCCGCTCTGTTTTCTCTTTACGCCTATGACGAGCTTAAAAGGGAGCTTTCAAAGGTTTCCAAGTTTAAGCTGCTTGTTCCGTGTTATAGCGACAAAGAGGGGTTTCTGAAAAACCTTTCCGGGAATCACTTGGATCGTCGTCTGCGCAATCGGCTTGATGTTACTCGGGTTGCACGAGAGTGCGCCCAGTGGCTGAAACAAAAATGCGAAGTCCGCGAGTTGCCATCATCGGTCCACCAGAACCTTATTCATTTATCTCATGCCGGTAGCGATGAACACCTTGCCATTGTGGGCAGTTCATCCTTTACCACTGACGGTCTGGGTATCGTTCCATCTGAATCCCACCACATGAACACCTGCTTTCGCAGTTCTGATGAGGCGCATTCACTCATCAAATGGTTTGATGAGCTGTGGGCCTCAGGTAAAAACAGCAATGATTTTGAAGCGATCCTGCAGGAAGCACTTTCGCTCATTTATACCGATAAAACTCCCCAGCAAATCTACTTCCTGACTCTATTCAATATCTTCAGGGATTTTATCGGCGAGTTGGATGAAGACAAAATCATCAAGACCCAGACCGGAATTAAAAGCACTCAAGTCTGGCAAAAGCTTTACAAATTTCAGCGGGATGGCGTTCTTGGAGCCATCGATAAAATAGAGCGTTACAATGGCTGCATCATTGCAGACAGCGTGGGACTGGGTAAGACCTTTGAAGCGCTGGCGGTAATCAAATACTATGAACTCCGCAACGATAGAGTGCTGGTCTTATGCCCCAAAAAGCTCCGGGAAAACTGGACCTTATACACCGTTAACGACAAACGAAACATTCTCGCTTCCGACAGGTTTAACTTTGATGTCCTCAATCACACGGACTTGACCCGTGTGCGCGGCATGTCAGGGGAGATCAATTTAGAGACCCTGAACTGGGGGAACTACGACTTGATCGTTATCGACGAGTCGCACAACTTTAGAAACAACCCGGCTCGCAAGGATGATTCTCTGACCCGATATTCCAAACTGATGAATGAGATCATCAAAGCAGGTGTAAAAACCAAAGTGCTGATGCTATCAGCCACCCCGGTAAACAACCGGATGAACGACCTGAAAAACCAAGTCGCTTTTATCGTTGAGGCAAAAGACGACGCATTGAAGACCAACGGTATTACCAGTATAGAGCAGACTTTGAAAATGGCTCAGACGCGCTTCAATGCATGGCTGAATCTGGACGACCGAGAAAGAACCACGGAGTCCCTGCTGGAGACTTTGAATTTTGACTATTTCAAATTGCTGGATCTTCTCACCATTGCCCGATCCAGAAAGCATATCGAAAAGTATTATGATGTAACGGAGATCGGAAAATTTCCGGAGAGGCTCAAGCCCGTCAATATCAAGACAGACATTGATACGGAGGGACGCTTCCCGGCGCTTGAAAGTATTAATAGAGACATTCGGCTGCTTAATCTGAGCGCCTATGCTCCGCTGAAATATGTCCTGCCGCAAAAGGCTGAAGAGTACAGCCGCAAGTATGACCGAAAGGTTGCTGGCGGTTCCGTGTTCAGACAGGTCGACCGTGAACAGAGCTTGATTCATCTGATGCGGGTTAACCTGTTCAAGCGAATGGAAAGTTCAATCAACTCCTTCACCATGACGCTGGAAAAACTGCTCGGTGAAGTAACAGGGTTGATCCAGAAAATTGCAGACCATGACAACAATGCAGCGGTTGAAGAGTTTGATATCGAAGAGATCGAAATTGAAGATGATGCCTTCTCTCCTTTTGTTGTCGGCAAGAAGGTCAAAGTCCTGATTCAGGACATGGATACGGTCCGCTGGAAGCAAGAGCTTGAAGAAGACCGGGAGATTCTGGAAAAACTGATTGCCTCTTCACAGTCCGTCAAAGCGCCGCAAGATGAAAAACTCAGGAAACTGAAGGAGCTCATTCGTTACAAAGTTGCCAACCCGATCAATCCGGACAATAAGAAGCTCATTATTTTTACGGCGTTTGCAGACACGGCCAAGTATCTCTATGACAACATAGCCGGATGGGCCAACAAAGAGTTGGGTGTCTATGCTGCCTTGGTGACCGGCTCCGGAGAAAATAAAACCGAGATGCCCGGCATACGCAAAGACCTGGCCTCGATCATCACCTCCTTCTCTCCGGTATCAAAAGAACGTGACAAGATCGATTCTTCTCTTACAGCTGAGATTGACCTGCTGATTGCCACCGACTGTATTTCAGAGGGGCAAAACCTGCAGGATTGTGATTACCTGATCAACTATGACATCCACTGGAATCCGGTTCGAATCATTCAGCGTTTTGGACGTGTTGATCGACTGGGCTCAAAGAATGACAAAATTCAACTGGTGAACTTCTGGCCCAACATGGAGCTGGATGAATACATCAATCTTGAGGCCCGTGTTTCCGGCCGCATGGTTCTGCTGGATATCTCGGCCACCGGTGAAGAGAACGTCATCGAGTTTACCGATTCCGGAAAGATGAATGACCTCGAATACCGCCGCAAACAGCTCGAAAAACTTCAGAACGAAGTGGTCGATATTGATGATGTCGAGGGTGGCATCTCCATCACCGACCTCACGCTGAACGACTTTCGCATGGACCTCACTGACTACATAAAAGAACATGAGAATCTGCTGGAGCGGATTCCGCCGGGCGCTTTTGCTGTTGCCACCATTGACGATACCCTAAAAGACGACCTGTCTCCGGGAGTAATTTTTTGCCTTAAAAATGAAGGCGCTCAAACCGTTTCAGACTCCACCTATGCCTTGTCGCCTTACTATCTGGTCTATGTATCAAACGACGGTTCAGTTCTTTTGCAATTCACTCAGACAAAAAAGATTCTGGACCTGCTAAAAAAGATGAGCATCCATGGAAAGTCCGTTGAGGGTGAAGCCACCACCCGGCTTTCCAACCTGACACGCAAAGGTTCCGATATGTCTCACTACCGTAATCTGCTGTCCAAAGCCGTGCAGGCTCTGACCGGCGCAGCTGAAGAGCGCGGCGTGGAGAGTCTTTTCTCTCCCGGTGGCACCGTCATCAATAAAAACAGCTTTAAGGGTATGGATGATTTTGAAGTGGTCAGCTACCTGATCCTTTTGGGTGAGGAGGCTGACGATGCCAGATAA
- a CDS encoding very short patch repair endonuclease → MDSLTPEKRSWNMSRIRSKNTKIEKEVRTVLHKMGYRYRINPIDILGKPDIFLRKYNTAIFVHGCFWHRHQGCKYAYTPKSNIEFWDLKFKKNINRDNNVKSQIEKMGINYLVVWECELRDIDKLKKRLENMLIKNVSCRTSCAPAERNGQVFKRN, encoded by the coding sequence ATGGATAGTTTAACTCCTGAAAAGCGAAGCTGGAATATGTCCAGAATAAGATCTAAAAATACAAAAATAGAAAAAGAAGTTCGAACAGTTCTTCATAAAATGGGGTACCGATATAGAATTAATCCGATTGATATTCTTGGAAAACCAGATATTTTTCTTCGCAAATACAACACTGCAATATTTGTACATGGTTGTTTTTGGCATAGACATCAAGGGTGCAAATACGCCTATACACCAAAATCAAATATAGAGTTCTGGGATTTAAAATTTAAGAAAAATATAAACCGCGATAATAATGTTAAAAGCCAAATTGAAAAAATGGGTATTAATTATTTAGTCGTTTGGGAGTGTGAATTGAGAGATATAGATAAATTAAAAAAGCGACTGGAAAATATGTTGATTAAAAATGTCAGCTGCCGCACGTCCTGTGCTCCAGCTGAAAGAAATGGGCAAGTTTTTAAGAGGAATTAA